GGGGCAGGTCAACGAGTTACGGGACAATTATCGGCGCGAGGCAAAGAAATCCTTGAGCAGTGCGCCGCACTCGCTGGCCAACACCCCGCCCGCAACCTCAGGACGGTGATTCAGCTTGGGATGGCGGAGCACATCCCCCACCGAACCGCCCATGCCGGCTTTATCGTCCCAGGCCCCAAACACCACGCGATCGAGTCGCGCGAGCACGATCGCCCCGGCACACATCGCACAGGGCTCGAGCGTCACATACAGGGTACAGCCCTCGAGCCGAGCCACCCCAAGGGCCGCGAGGGCCGCCTGTACGGCGATCATCTCGGCGTGCGCGGTTGGGTCGCCGGAGGCCACCATGGCGTTCGCGCCCCGAGCCAGCAGGTCACCCTCACGGACGATGACGGCTCCGACGGGCACTTCACCGGCGGCTCCCGCATCCTCGGCTTCTTCGAGGGCGAGGCGCATCCAGGCACTGTCTTTTGTGAGGCGATTCGTG
This portion of the Gemmatimonadota bacterium genome encodes:
- the tadA gene encoding tRNA adenosine(34) deaminase TadA encodes the protein MPTNRLTKDSAWMRLALEEAEDAGAAGEVPVGAVIVREGDLLARGANAMVASGDPTAHAEMIAVQAALAALGVARLEGCTLYVTLEPCAMCAGAIVLARLDRVVFGAWDDKAGMGGSVGDVLRHPKLNHRPEVAGGVLASECGALLKDFFASRR